DNA sequence from the Candidatus Equadaptatus faecalis genome:
CCGGAAGAAGTCCGTCATCGAAAAGCGGCGCGGTGCCGCCAAGCGCGGATTTTCCGTCGGCAGGCGCAACTATCATCCATTGCGTCATATTCCACGTATGCTGCATTTCTTTTGAAGTTAAGGCATGATCCCACGGAATTATCTGAAAGCCTCCGATTGTTCCGCTTTCGGAGGTGCTGTAATCAATAACTCCCGGGTGGTTTGCCCTCAGTTTTCCCACAGCCTGAAATTTCGTTCCCTCAAAACGCCCTGTTCCGGCAAGAGGGCGCAGAACGCGTCCTACGAGCGTGCAGCCGTTTTTGCCGCAGACTGTTACTCTTCCGCCGGGGCGGTTTTCAATTTCCACAAAGCTTGGCAGTTCTCTGTCTTTTACCTTTATAACAAGCGTTTCCCCCTGCCTGATAAATTCTGAAGCAGAGAGTCTTCTCTCTGTACCGCCGGCGTTTCTCAGTACGGCTTCGGAGCCGACCTTCGGCGACCATGCGCCGAAACAGCCTGTTCCAGCCGTTGTTGAAAGGACGAAAGCAGTTCCGGCTTTGGCAGCCGGTGCTATTGTTTCCTGCGGTATTATGCTTATTGTGCGGCCTTTTCCCTTTTCAACCGAAACGAGAAGATGGAGCGCGTTGACTGCGGAGGCGCAGACAGCGCTTTTTTCTCCCCACGCGCTGGCAGTGTAGGAGGGATAGCGCGTTTCCTTAGGAATTTTGAGTACTGTGCCGATTTCTTCCGCTGGCTGTCCTTCTCTTACGGCAAGGGCTTTCGCGCCTGTTTCAAACGGTATCCGCAGTTCAAAAGCTTCCGCATAAAGTGCCTGTGCAAACGATACGTTCAGTATTGCTGCAAGCAGCAGCAAGTATGTTTTTTTCAAATTAAAATCACTTCCGCCCGTTATTTAATTGTATAAAATCTTTATGGTCGCCGCGCGAAATTTCAAGCTCCAGACCGAGCGAAGCAATGTTGCGGCTGAGTTCCTCAAAAGAGGTGTCTGCCTTGTCGTCGTAAATAGCGTATTTTTCGCGCGAAAAGACAGGGGATACGTTAGCCATAATTACGTTTGCCCCAGACGCGAAGGCTGACGTTCTGCTGTCTTCCGATATTGAACCGAGGGCGGTTGTCGCCGGAATAAGAGCGTCGGGAAGCATAAGCCTCACGATGCTGATGACACGCAGCGTAAGATCAGCGCTTCCGTTAGGAAAGGTACCGAATGGTGTGTCACGGTGCGAAATAAAGGGACCGAGCCCGACCATCTGCGGCTCAAACTGCTTCATAAAATTCAGTTCGGTGATAATATCCTGTATTGTCTGATAAGGTGAATCAACCATGAACCCCGCGCCGACCTGATAGCCTATTTCCTTAAGGTCCCAAAGGCATTGCAGCCTCTGTTCGCAGGACATTGCAGCCGGGTGCAGTCTCATGTAATATTCCGGATAAGAGGACTCCTGACGGAGCAGATACCTGTCCGCGCCTGCCTCAAAATAGCGCTGATAGCTTTGTTTTGTTTTTTCACCGAGTGAAAGCGTTACAGCGCAGTCGGGATATTTTTTCTTTATGGAAGAAACTATGCCGCAGACAACGTCGTCGGTGTAAAAACCGTCTTCACCGCTTTGCAGGACAAAGGTTCTTGCGCCGATTGCGCAGCCTCTTTCGCAGCTGTCAAGAATTTCGTCCTTCGTAAGACGGAAGCGTTCAAGCTTTTTGTTGCCTGCACGGAGCCCGCAGTAAAAACAATCGTTTTTGCAAAAATTTGAAAATTCGATAAGCCCGCGAAGATAAACCTTTTTGCCGAAGCGTTCTTCGGTAACGGCTCTTGCGTTTGCATAGAGAAAACTGTGTAGCTCCGGATTTTCGCATGAAAGCAGTGCCTTGAAATCCCTGCCGTGTTCAAGCGTACCGTTTTCTCTCAGCTGCAGCACGAGCGAGAAAATATCTTTAAGCGTGTATTCAAAGTCATCGCGTTTGTTCATGCAGCACCTCAAAACATCAGACTGGTGCGAGAGAGGGGACTTGAACCCCTACGCCGGAGGCACAAGATCCTAAGTCTTGCGTGTATACCAGTTTCACCACTCTCGCACGTATTCTGCCTGAAAATTTTACCCTTGTTTGGATAAACATGCAAGAATGATAATTTTTGTGTTATCCTATTGCCGCAGGGTGGTGACGGATATGATCAAGGGCATAGGCGTGGATTTGTGCAGCATAGAAAGAATGAAAAACGCGCTGGAGAAAAAGGGCTTTGCGGAAAGAGTTTTTTCAGCCGAGGAAATTGTCTATGCCGAAAGCACTTCGTGTCCCGAGGAGCATTTCGCTGCCGCCTTTGCCGCCCGCGAAGCGCTTGCCAAGGCGCTGAAAATCGGGCTTGCAGGGCTTGAACGCGGCTCTGTTTACGTAAGACGGACGGAAAACGGCCCTGTGTTTGTGTTTGACAAACAGCTGCTTGCCGCAGACGAAAGAAGTTTCCTTTCCATTTCGCACGAAGACGGCTTAGCTGCGGCGTTTGTTGTTATCGAAGGTGATTAACGATGAATGCGGAAGAATACGGAAAAGAAAAACTGCGCGGTATGCTTCCTGAAATTCCCTCAGACATACACAAGGGAAACAGAGGCGGCGTGCTTGTCTGCGGCGGAAGTTTGTGCTACAGGGGAGCGCCCCTGCTTGCGGCGCTTGGCGCCCTTCGTGCGGGTGCCGGTTACGTGGTGCTTGCCGTGCCGGATTTCATGGCTGAAAGCGCCTCTGTTTTTCTGCCGGAAGCGATAATAGCACCTGTCAAAACGCTCAACGGAAGTTTGAGCGCGGACTCGCTTGCCCGCACTGTGAAGCTTTGGGAAAAACGCTGCGCCGCAGCTGTTTTCGGTCCGGGAACGGGCAGAGACGAACGTCTGCGCAAAACGCTTGAAAAATTTATGTCGATATGGAGCAAACCGCTGCTGCTTGATGCTGACGCTCTCTGGTTTCTTTCTGAAACGCGCCCTTCCGCGCGGGACAATCTTGCAGTATCGCCGCATGCAGGGGAAGCTGCGCACCTGCTCTCCGAAACGCCGGAGGCTGTGCAGGCTGACAGACAGGCTGCGGCAGAAAAACTGTCGCAGAAATACGGCGCGGCTCTCCTGAAAGGCAAGGGAACTCTTGTTGCCTGCGGCTCGGAAATGCGCGTAATAAACGCGGGATCGCCCGCTCTTGCCGTTCCCGGTTCTGGAGACGTGCTCAGCGGCGTTGTCGGCGCTTTCTGCGCATCGGGAATGTCAATATTTAACGCTTTGACTGCCGGCGCTCTTGTCCACGCTCTTGCAGGCGAGCGGCTTGAAGCGAAATACGGACTGCGCGGCGCTCTTGCGCGCGAAATAGCGGAGGAAATACCTCTTGTCCTCAAATAAAACGTTTAAATTTAACAGCGCTTCCGAACAGGCTACTTTTGAATTCGGCAGGCGGATTGGGCAGTTTGTCTGCGGCGGACTTACGATAGCGATGTACGGCGGGCTCGGAGCAGGCAAGACAAAGCTGACGCAGGGAATAGGCAGCGCTCTCGGTGCCGGAAAAATCAAAAGCCCTACGTTTATCCTTGTCAGCGAACACGATACGGAGCCGCCGCTCGTCCACGCTGACCTTTACAGGCTTGAAAACGTCAGGGAAGTCAACGGGCTTGACCTTGAAGCATATACTGATGACGGTTGTCTGCTTGTGGTGGAATGGGCTGAACGCTGGGAAAACATGCCCGAAAGGGAACTGCTGAAAATAACCTTTGAAGAAACCGCTGAAAACTGCCGCGCGCTTATGCTTGAGGCATTCGGAGAAAAGGCTGAAAAAATTATCGCCGGACTTACAAACGGCGGAAAACAGGAATAACCATGCTTATACTTGGAATTGACACAGCGACAAAATGGACCTGCGCTGCAGTAAGCAAGAACGGCAGAGTGCTTGCGCACCTTGAGCGTATGCTCGGCAAACGGCAGTCCGAACTGCTTCCGGCGCTTGTTGACGAAGTGCTGAAAAAATCCGGCAAAAAAATCAGCGATGTGGATCTTGTCTGCACGGCAGCGGGACCCGGCTATTACACCGGAATAAGGGCAGGAATAGCTTACGCTGCCGCTCTCGCGAAAGCTTTGGGCAAAAAAATCGTACCGGTATCAACGCTTGAAACCTTTGTGTACGACCTTACAGAAACGGACGGAATCTGCGTGCCGCTGCTGAAAGCACGCGGCGACGCTGTCTACGCGGCAATTTACAAAACGGAAAACGGAAAAAAAGAAACGCTGCTTGAGCCGTGCTGCATTGACGCTTCAGAGCTTGCCGCGCGGCTTGAAAAAATACCGGAGGCTGTCCTTGCCGGTGCTGACGTTTCTCTTTACGCTCCGCTTGCCGCGCTCGGCTACGAAAAAATAAACCGCGAGTACGTGCCCGACGGGCAGATTGCCCTCATCGGCGAACACTGCGCGGATAAGGCGGCAGAGCCAGAAACCGTACGCGGAAGCTATCTCAGGGAACCCGACATAGGTCCCTCAAAACGGGCAGATTAAAATGCTTCAGGGCGATATCGTAAATGCGGAAATAACCGGTCTCAACAACGAAGGGGAAGGAATAGCAAGAATCGGGGAAAACGAATTTGTGCTGTTTGTTCCAGACGCTCTGCCCGGGGAAAAAGTTTCTGCCCGCATAGTCACGCTTAAGAAAAGCTACGGTACGGCAAAAGTCCTCAAACGGTTCTGCAATTCACCCGACAGAATTGCGCCGCGCTGTCCCGATTTCGGAAAATGCGGAGGCTGCCAGCTTCAGCACATGAATTACGCCGCGCAGCTGCGGCTCAAAAAACAGACGGTCTGCGACGCCCTGTCACGCATAGGCGGCATTGAAAATCCGCCTGTATTGGAATGTATTCCGTCCCCGTCCGAATGGCGCTACAGAAACAAAGCAGCCGTACCGGTGCAGAAAAATTTCAAAAGCAGGCTGACTCTCGGCTTTTACAAAAAGAGGAGCCACGATGTTGTGGAATTCAGGCAATGCCCTGTTCTGTTTCCTGAAATGGAAACGGAAATCCTTGCCCTTAAAAAATTCCTTGAAGAGAAAAAAATTAACGGCTACGACGAAAAACAGCCGAAAAACGGCGGAAATTTTCTGCGCCATCTTGTGCTCCGCTTTGCGAAATTCAGCGGTGAAGCCGCAGGCTGCATGGTTGTGAACCGTCTGCCGGAGGGAAAAGAAAAGGCTGTGCTTGCCGAAATCAGCCGCGTGTCACACCTGGACGGACTTTTGCTCAACAAAAATGACGCACCCGGAAATTTCATCTGGGGCGGAGTATTCAGAAGGCTCTTCGGCAGTTCAGGGCTGACGGAAAAACTCGGCAGCTTCAAATTTGCCTCCGAAATATCCTCATTTTTCCAAATCAACACGGAACAGGCGCTGAACCTCTACAAATATGCGGCTGAAAAAGCGGGGGAGTGCGGGGCGGAAAATGTTCTTGAACTGTACGCCGGTATCGGGACCCTGACCTGTTTTCTTGCCGAAAAAGCGAAAAAAGTTACGGCTGTTGAAAGCTGGCGCGCCGCGTCAAAATACATCGCGGTCAACGCGAAGGCAAACGGTTTTGACAACGTCAGGGTGTTTGAAGACAGAGCGGAAAAGATATCTCAGGAATTGTCAGGCGAAAGCTTTGACACGGTTGTCCTTGACCCGCCGAGAACAGGCTGCGACAAAAGTGTGCTGGACGCAATACTTAAAATATCACCGCACTGCGTAATATACGTCTCCTGCAATCCCGCAACGCTTGCCCGCGACTGTAAAATGCTGCTTGAAAACGGCGCTTACGAACTGAAATCCGCCCAGCCGTTTGATATGTTCCCGCAGACGGGACACGTTGAGAGCGTGATTCTGCTGACTAAAGTACATGATTGACAGCGTGTTGGTCGTACTATTTACAAGAAACTGTTCTGTCTGTTTTCGGTATGCCGTTCAGAATTGCCTGCCGTACAACATATTGCAGCATAATTTGTCTATCGGCAAAATTTTCCGGAATATTCACATTAAAATCTTGTCAAATTTTGCCGATAATGTTATAATTTTTCCGATAAAAAACAGCAGGAGGGCAGCATGAACTATAAAAGTGTATCTCAAACGGCTCAGCAATGGGGTGTATCAGAAAGAAGCGTAAGAAATTATTGCGCTTTAGGTAAAATAGTTGGTGCGCTGCTCGACGGCAAAACATGGAAAATTCCGGAAAATGCTACTAAGCCTGCAAGAAAACAAAAGAGCGGCAAGATCTCGGAAGATTTGACCGCAAGATTAAAAATGGAGAAGGAAACTGCCGTTCCCGGCGGCATATATCATAAAATACAGATTGAATTTGCGTATAATTCAAATCACATCGAAGGAAGCCGTCTGACATTTGACCAGACAAGATATATTTTTGAAACCAACACAATTGGAGTTCAAAATAATACTGTGAACGTTGATGATGTTATAGAAACGTCAAATCATTTCAGATGTGTTGATTATATTATTGATCTTGCCAATTATCTTTTAAGTGAATCCTTTATTAAGCAGCTGCATATGCTGTTAAAATCCGGTACTTCTGACAGCAGAAAAGCCTGGTTTGCCGTTGGGGACTATAAACGGCTGGAAAATGAAGTTGCCGGAAATGTCACGGTAAGTCCTCAAAATGTCCCGGCAGAAATGAAACAATTATTGAAAAGGTACAATAAGTCCAGATATAAAACACTCAGCGAAATAATAGAATTTCACTATGAATTTGAGAAGATACATCCTTTTCAGGATGGAAACGGACGTGTCGGCAGGCTGATTATGTTCAAGGAATGCCTGCGCAACGGCATAACACCGTTCATTATAGAAGACAGCATTAAAGAATTTTATTACCGAGGATTAAAAGAATGGAAGTCAGAGCCAGGATACCTCATGGACACGTGTTTGACTGCACAGGACAGATTTAAGGCATACATGGATTATTTTGGACTTATGTACAAAGATTAGAGTGTTTTCCTAATGGTTCTGTCTTGAACCGAGCCTGTTTTTGAAGTCCTGATATCCGAAATTAGTCAGTTTTTTCAGTTCCCCTGATTCGGTCAATAACCAAATGTCCGGCAGCGG
Encoded proteins:
- a CDS encoding Fic family protein, producing MNYKSVSQTAQQWGVSERSVRNYCALGKIVGALLDGKTWKIPENATKPARKQKSGKISEDLTARLKMEKETAVPGGIYHKIQIEFAYNSNHIEGSRLTFDQTRYIFETNTIGVQNNTVNVDDVIETSNHFRCVDYIIDLANYLLSESFIKQLHMLLKSGTSDSRKAWFAVGDYKRLENEVAGNVTVSPQNVPAEMKQLLKRYNKSRYKTLSEIIEFHYEFEKIHPFQDGNGRVGRLIMFKECLRNGITPFIIEDSIKEFYYRGLKEWKSEPGYLMDTCLTAQDRFKAYMDYFGLMYKD
- the tsaB gene encoding tRNA (adenosine(37)-N6)-threonylcarbamoyltransferase complex dimerization subunit type 1 TsaB, giving the protein MLILGIDTATKWTCAAVSKNGRVLAHLERMLGKRQSELLPALVDEVLKKSGKKISDVDLVCTAAGPGYYTGIRAGIAYAAALAKALGKKIVPVSTLETFVYDLTETDGICVPLLKARGDAVYAAIYKTENGKKETLLEPCCIDASELAARLEKIPEAVLAGADVSLYAPLAALGYEKINREYVPDGQIALIGEHCADKAAEPETVRGSYLREPDIGPSKRAD
- a CDS encoding 4'-phosphopantetheinyl transferase superfamily protein yields the protein MIKGIGVDLCSIERMKNALEKKGFAERVFSAEEIVYAESTSCPEEHFAAAFAAREALAKALKIGLAGLERGSVYVRRTENGPVFVFDKQLLAADERSFLSISHEDGLAAAFVVIEGD
- the rlmD gene encoding 23S rRNA (uracil(1939)-C(5))-methyltransferase RlmD — its product is MLQGDIVNAEITGLNNEGEGIARIGENEFVLFVPDALPGEKVSARIVTLKKSYGTAKVLKRFCNSPDRIAPRCPDFGKCGGCQLQHMNYAAQLRLKKQTVCDALSRIGGIENPPVLECIPSPSEWRYRNKAAVPVQKNFKSRLTLGFYKKRSHDVVEFRQCPVLFPEMETEILALKKFLEEKKINGYDEKQPKNGGNFLRHLVLRFAKFSGEAAGCMVVNRLPEGKEKAVLAEISRVSHLDGLLLNKNDAPGNFIWGGVFRRLFGSSGLTEKLGSFKFASEISSFFQINTEQALNLYKYAAEKAGECGAENVLELYAGIGTLTCFLAEKAKKVTAVESWRAASKYIAVNAKANGFDNVRVFEDRAEKISQELSGESFDTVVLDPPRTGCDKSVLDAILKISPHCVIYVSCNPATLARDCKMLLENGAYELKSAQPFDMFPQTGHVESVILLTKVHD
- a CDS encoding NAD(P)H-hydrate dehydratase; this translates as MNAEEYGKEKLRGMLPEIPSDIHKGNRGGVLVCGGSLCYRGAPLLAALGALRAGAGYVVLAVPDFMAESASVFLPEAIIAPVKTLNGSLSADSLARTVKLWEKRCAAAVFGPGTGRDERLRKTLEKFMSIWSKPLLLDADALWFLSETRPSARDNLAVSPHAGEAAHLLSETPEAVQADRQAAAEKLSQKYGAALLKGKGTLVACGSEMRVINAGSPALAVPGSGDVLSGVVGAFCASGMSIFNALTAGALVHALAGERLEAKYGLRGALAREIAEEIPLVLK
- the hydE gene encoding [FeFe] hydrogenase H-cluster radical SAM maturase HydE; amino-acid sequence: MNKRDDFEYTLKDIFSLVLQLRENGTLEHGRDFKALLSCENPELHSFLYANARAVTEERFGKKVYLRGLIEFSNFCKNDCFYCGLRAGNKKLERFRLTKDEILDSCERGCAIGARTFVLQSGEDGFYTDDVVCGIVSSIKKKYPDCAVTLSLGEKTKQSYQRYFEAGADRYLLRQESSYPEYYMRLHPAAMSCEQRLQCLWDLKEIGYQVGAGFMVDSPYQTIQDIITELNFMKQFEPQMVGLGPFISHRDTPFGTFPNGSADLTLRVISIVRLMLPDALIPATTALGSISEDSRTSAFASGANVIMANVSPVFSREKYAIYDDKADTSFEELSRNIASLGLELEISRGDHKDFIQLNNGRK
- the tsaE gene encoding tRNA (adenosine(37)-N6)-threonylcarbamoyltransferase complex ATPase subunit type 1 TsaE, with protein sequence MSSNKTFKFNSASEQATFEFGRRIGQFVCGGLTIAMYGGLGAGKTKLTQGIGSALGAGKIKSPTFILVSEHDTEPPLVHADLYRLENVREVNGLDLEAYTDDGCLLVVEWAERWENMPERELLKITFEETAENCRALMLEAFGEKAEKIIAGLTNGGKQE